In the genome of Arachis hypogaea cultivar Tifrunner chromosome 9, arahy.Tifrunner.gnm2.J5K5, whole genome shotgun sequence, the window GACCACTCTCATGGAGAAAATTCCAggaaattgagaaaaaaaagagagaagagaatagAACAATTTTCTAAATATATAAGACGGGATAGTAgtacaattttttaattaaaattttcaattctttaaaatttttttttctcctaCAAAAGGGAAGTGTCATTCTCGTTTGAACATTTTCCaaagatttcattttcattttttcacaattattactactttttcttattttattctctctctattattctctctctcttcgcTTAAAACCCTAATtcccctttctctctcccttctcccttctctcttTCTTTGCGTCCTTGGAGCTTCGAACGAACAACAGACTCTCCCtcttctactctctctctctctctctgatggcgacagaagaagagaaggagaacaacaagaagaacccTTACGGAGAAGGGTTGGGAACAGGAGGGAAGTTCCGAAAACGCCCCTTCCGAAGGACCCAAACGACGCCGTATGATCGTCCTGCAACTCCCTCAGAAACCCTACAGCCGCCGCTCAAAGAAATAATGAAGGATGGTTCTACAAGCTTATCCGCGATCCCGCACAACGCTTCATCTTTCAAAGCGCCAACTCTTTCTTCTCCTCTATCTTCCGCAAACGCCTTcccccacctcctcctcctcctcctccccctaCCAATCCTCCTTCTCACCCTTCCTCCTCTAAAGgtttgttttttattctttttcctcCTTATCTAAATAACTAATATTTTGTTTATTACTTTTAATTGAAGGGTTTCTCAATTCATTCGTTTCATTGCTTGTTTGTGAATTGGTTgctctgttttgtaattttttaattcctTGCCTAAATTTTGTAAATTTGAGTGGTTATTCGTTTTTGagtgttttttctttttgctatgcTTTTTGGGGTTTTGTTATTTGACGAGGGGAACTTTTTATGCGAGCTTTGGTTGCTCGCATTGaatgttttaaattaataattgattGTTGTCGTTTCCGTGGTGGTGTCTTCAGTTCCTTAAAGCGCTTAAAGGCGGAGGGTAGGTTACTGATTGTTTTCATCATGCTCTTTTGAAGTAACCGAGTTattcattgttggtttgagcTTGGTTTGTTGATTTGCCTAGAAGGATAGAGCTTTAGTCTTCATCGTTTATGGAAATATTAAACATAGTTCGTTGAAAGTGAAAGAGAAATGGCAGACAATAGAATATCCCGTTTACTGCGATGAGTTGCCCCTTGCTATCTTGTTCTACTTAAATGTGAGAGAAAGTTTGTGCTTGCAGTCTCCAATCATGACTCTGCTGTCTGTATTGCTGATCATAAGGTCTCAAACCCTTGTCCATAAGATCTCCAGTCAAAGACTATTTCTTAGTGTTTGTCATTTTCTTCTAAAAATAGTGATAAATTGTTGCAAAACCGTGATATGGGTAATATTACAGAAAATTAGTATTCCATTCGAGTCTTTGTCCTGAAGTGTTTTTTCTACAACAAGTTTTCCCCAAATAAGTGTTTTGACCTCAAGTTTTTAACATTTCATTGGTGGAAGCTGGGGATTCTGATGACTGTTTGAGCTGCATTGCACTTGAACTATTTTTTCGCTCTGGAAGCTAGGAATATAGCTCAATATGGATCTAAATCTGTTAACTTGTTTCAAATTTCCCATCCAATATTGCTCTTGTATGCCCCTGGCAGAACAGTTGCTTTATTTATTGCGAGTTTTCTGTGAATTTACCAAATATTTTGTTGGGTTGCTATCGTCTGAagtgaaataaattaataaagtaaATCACTAACTTACAATTTAcggacctttttttttttcattttctttttagacACAGAAACAGAACAGGTATTGCGGGATAATCATCAAGAAGCTCCATTTGTAAGTATGCATGCTTCTTAtatgttaattttataatatgatataacATAATTTGTGTGGTTGTTTTTTCCCGCTCGGGGGGcccgggggggggggggtttgcAATGATTTTGAACTAACATAACATGTATTAGAACATGCTTTCTTTCTAACTATATACTGTATTTTAGTGGCATCTGAAGTTGATATTTTGTACCAAAttataataatgaataataaatttGTATCAGGTAAGTTATGCCTGGTGTATGGTTAATTTTGTAGTTGGCGCCATTTTTTAAATCCTCTCTctgtaatataaaaataattttaagaatagtATTACTATGTACTCATTTGGTATTTCTTTATTTCAATAGCTAAATTTCAATCTGGATGTAAGTGGTTCCATGAAATGTTCATTGGTAGCTCGAGGGGTAGCTTGTTGCATAATCATTTTAAATTTACATTGGTTATTGTTCTTGGAGGTGAACTGTTTATTTCGCCCTGTACATCATTTTAATTATCATATTGAATTTAGTTTTCCTATATATTGTGTGGAAACAGGTTGGAAACAATTCATCTGGCAAGCAATATGTAGCACATCATGAAAGTGATGTTCAGATTATTTGTTCTGATGGAGAGAGTTTATCTGAACTTGAGAACTATTAAGGCAGAAGACTTTCACCAGGTAAGTTTATTATTAGCATGTGAATGAGGAATTATTGTTTTCTTAGTAACTACCAGTTAGCTAGCTTGATTCGTATTTACCTCATGGTTTATGTGTTTGTATAATCAGTGATCTTATTTTAAAAAGCTTTATACATAACTTTtagttttgaaaatcaatttaattaactTCTTTGAATTCTTCGTGCACTTTTGCATTCTGTTGATTTGCGCTTTTCGTATAATGGTTTTCttttacagttttttttttttccgttcaTAAGATACATCTGATTCTACCTTACATTTATTGGCTGATTTTGATTTTATCTTACATTTATTGTTTCTCTATATATTTTTGTATGTCCTGTGTAAATTGAAGTTAACATTTCAATCGGTCTAATTTCATTCTTCCTGTTGCCTATGTAcggtgtattttctttatttggcttttttgtttgataaaattttactGTTCCACAGATCTGAGGTTGACCGGTTGACAGCACTTATGCGGTCAAGAACTGAGGATGCACCTGATGCACCTACCCAAGAGGGTGAGGAGAGGAAAAAGGACATCGCCATGGAGCCAAGGTTGCCTTGCGAACCAAAGAAGAGTATCCCAAAACACTCCTCTAGATAATGTTGATAAGCATCTTGCTGTAACCCATATGCCACTTCAAGTGTATGATTACTTGTCCTCATACTCTTTCCTTTGATGCCATCTAATTGTGATTTGTTGATAAACTACAGGCTTATCAATTGTGCTCCCTCTCACATAGATTGCTATGTAATGTCACTAGGTTCTATTGAGGATGTTGCTTCACCTGCAGAGCTTGCAAAGGCATACATGGGAGTAGGCCTTCCAAGGTTTCTGCAGCTATGTTAGGTGTCCGAAGTACTGCTCGGAGGGATGATTTGACCTTCCCGAAAAGTGAAAATTTCTCTCTTAGTTCATCTGTTACATCAATTGTGCCGAGGAATACTAGACATGCTGCGGTTCATGAAATGGTTTTGTGACCCCCAAGATCTCGTGGCCGGTCTGCAATATATAGTATGGCTCGGACACTTATTCCCGACCTTATGTAACGTCAACCCTCAAGGTTTACCTTTTTCTCAATGACACTTAAGATTATAATGTCACTTGGAGAAATTGTTATATCTGCTATATTTGTGTTCAGGGTGGTCGGCTTGCTGTTGATGGTGAGCCGTCATCATCTACTCAGTCTGCATTGGATCGAGGCATGCTTTCTGGATCCATACCCGGGGTAAAAGCACTATTGGTTTTATGCCCTTTTCTCTTGTGTTATGCATGTTACTAgaattcattttgtttttatttccctGACTTTTGCAGGCATTAAAGCGTAGCAGTTTAACATTGGATAATGATATAGGATCTGTTGGTCCTATACGCAGAGTCCGTCAAAAGTCTAATCTTCTATATTCTAAAGGTAGCAGCTCTCTGTCTATTGCTAGGAGTGGAGCTGGCGGTGATTATTCTCAGCAACCATCATCCTCAAGTCAGAATCCTACTCTGATGGATGAGAACGTGAATGACAGTAAGCCTGGTACGAGCTTCCCGCTTTACCCACAAAATCAAGTGAGATGGCATCAAAAATACTCCAGCAGCTTGATAAGTTGGTCTCCCCTAAAGAAAAATCATCTGAATCAAGGCTATCAACGGTGAATGACATATCACCAATGAAATTGTCCCCTTCTATGTTAAGAGGACAGGCGCTTCGTAGCATGGAAACTGTAGATTCATCAAAATTGCTGGAAAATATGCAAGATAATAAATTAGATGGAAAGTTGGAAATCTGTTTCCTGGTGGCCAGAAGTTAACCTTGCAGAAAGACCTAGTTGAAAATCGTCCGTTGAAGCTTAATGCTCCTTCTGATGTAGATGCCACAACCCAAGAACCAATTCATGTCTAGTGCAAAGTCTGTTGATTCTAGCATGATAAATTCCGTTTCTTTCCATCCACAGAAGAAGAGTGCATTCCATATGAGTGCGCAGAGGTAAGAGATCAGTATTACTTCCTATTTGGCTGTTTATATGGTACAGACTATGATATGAAGTGTTTTTATATTTAGAGGTATAGGTTGAACTTGGATCATTGATTATTCAATATTCTTGTCATTCTTCACCCAGGATTTCTTGACTGGATGATGATGCATATCCTAATGGGGCTGTGTCATCTTTTCCTGCTGCTGAGAAAGAAACAAGTGGCTCAATCGCTACGGCAGAGAAAACTACCTCTCTGACAGGATCTAAAATTTGGCAGTTGATGGTGAAGGTTATGTTGGGGCTGCTGCGACTAGGGTTGGTGAGAAGGTTGATATATCAACATCTATAACACCATCTATCCCTGGGGCAAATAATCCAGTTACAGTTGGAATTACAGAAGCTACAAAATAAGTTTTGGTTCTGAGAAACCTGCTTCCCCAAATGGGTCTGTTGCTAATCCTGCCATGTTTAATTTGCTAGTAATGTGGTTTCGTCCACTGCTACTGGTGCTCCAGCAGACAATCTAACCAAATCAGCTCCCATATTGGTTTGGAAAAGGTTCCGCAAGTGCATTTAGTTCATCATCGCCTGGCGAAGGATTCAGTCCTGTGAAGTTTGGTGCATCTGACTCAATGGCAGGAAACTTTGTCAGGTTAGTATATGTAATTGGTTACATCCTTTTAGAGAGCTCTACTGCAATTCTTCAATTTGTTTATATGTCTATGTCATTTTGTGTGGGGGTTTGTGAGAAATTATAGGATGTTTTTAGGCACATGTCGAATGCTGCACATCTTATTCACTGAATGTCATTTCATCCTTAGTAGGTTGGAGAACCCCTGCTAATAGAATTATTAGTTTAATCATAATTTTCACTCTAAAAGAATATAGAAAACTAGTGTTTTATGCATCCACACATCCTACTAGATGCTGTTGTCTGACTGTACTCCATTTCTAGTTTTACTATATTGTTTCTGTGGATGATTAGATAAAAACTATCATAGCAAATTTATGGCTATGATTTGGTGAGGTAATATGTCTTAGGCACTTAATATGTTTCTGTTACATTTGTTGGGGGAGAAAAAACCCAGCCTCTGAATGAGTGATCGCATTGGGTCTTGGGAGTATATCTTTCTCATTTTATTGTCCTTTTTTAAATTTTGGTCTATGGTACTGTCTGATTTCTGTAATATGTCATAGCGAATGTAGATTGAACTGTTCTTTGGTATCACATCTTGTATTTTGAATGTGTTAAAATGACTCTGTGTAATCTTCCTCTTGATTGCAGTTCAACGACAGTTGCTGGTACAACTGATTCTAGGCCCAAAGTTCGTGAGTCTGAAAAAGGTGGTACTGAGACCAACAAGGATATGGGATTTTCTGTAAGGTCATCTGGACCTGCTGTTTCTCCTGTCACATCAACATCACCGCACAAGTATATTTACTTTTGGCCAGAGTTCAACATCAAGGTCAAAATAATGGGTCTATTGCTTTAAGCCACCAATGTCTTCACCTTTTCTTCTCTTGGATCAAATAATTTTGCCAGTCAAAATATATTCAGTAGCTCATCCCTTGCAGCAAGCAGCACCAGCACTAGCAATGCTTTTGCATCTGCTGGCTCCATAATGACAACCAGTGCTGCTGCCATGACTGCATCAAACAATTGCAGTTCTTCCACCCCGTGGTGTCATCTTCGACTTCAAGTTCAACTGCTTCCATTTCAAATTTGGATCCACTCCTTCCCTTTCAACAGGTTTTCCTGTATCGTCTTCTGGCACAGAACCTCTGGAAACTAAGAGTATTAAGGATGGAGGAGTTGGTAATCTAGCAGTTTCTGCCTTTTCTAGCTCATCTGCTGCTGTTGGAAGCACTGGTAGTGGCATTTTTGGGGTCAGCTCTTCGTCAAATAGTCAGTCTCAGGTTCTGTTCTAGTGCTACTGTTAGCAGTGGTTCGATTCTTGGTGCTCAGGTGTCTCCTGATAATAGTCAGTTTGCGGCTTTCTACACAGAGCCAACCTCTTTCATTTGGTTCATCTGCATCAACTCCGTCCTTTGGGTTGGCTGGGAGTACAACCTCTTCAGGGAGTTCTTTGTTTACTTCATCGAGTGCTGCACACAAGTACTGGTTTTACTTCTGGAGTTTT includes:
- the LOC140175356 gene encoding uncharacterized protein — protein: MATEEEKENNKKNPYGEGLGTGGKFRKRPFRRTQTTPYDRPATPSETLQPPLKEIMKDGSTSLSAIPHNASSFKAPTLSSPLSSANAFPHLLLLLLPLPILLLTLPPLKTQKQNRYCGIIIKKLHLLETIHLASNM